A genomic stretch from Oceanispirochaeta sp. M1 includes:
- a CDS encoding RNA polymerase sigma factor RpoD/SigA produces the protein MKYKTDTSYDSSLKFYLDEISRYQLLTFEEEVELAEKIADGDEAARQRMINSNLRLVVKMARGYQISGVSLMDLIQEGNLGLIKAAERYDFRKNVRFCTYAAWWIKQAITRYLTDRSRSIRLPYRKEEALRHIQDFMHHFSIEHKRSPSLHEISDGTKVKYNDVVSIMEFSANPISLYAETNIENGTLMDILVDDNYNPDGELFKKCAEQDTRNSLYKLKDNERNIIRYRYNFVDGKKHTLKTIGEQMGISPETVRQIEIRALKKLKEEAPELKEYMFA, from the coding sequence ATTTTACCTGGATGAGATTTCCCGTTACCAACTGCTCACTTTTGAAGAAGAAGTGGAACTTGCAGAAAAGATAGCTGACGGCGATGAAGCGGCACGTCAGAGAATGATAAATTCCAATCTTAGACTCGTTGTAAAAATGGCCAGAGGCTACCAGATTTCTGGTGTAAGTCTTATGGATCTGATACAGGAAGGGAATCTGGGGCTTATTAAAGCAGCTGAGCGTTATGACTTCAGAAAGAATGTCAGATTCTGTACATATGCCGCGTGGTGGATAAAACAGGCCATAACACGTTATTTAACAGATAGAAGCAGATCCATAAGACTGCCCTATAGGAAAGAAGAGGCACTACGGCATATTCAGGATTTCATGCACCATTTTAGTATTGAGCATAAGAGATCTCCTTCATTACATGAAATATCCGATGGAACCAAGGTTAAATATAACGATGTTGTATCCATTATGGAATTTTCAGCTAATCCGATTTCACTGTATGCAGAAACAAATATTGAAAACGGAACTCTTATGGATATCCTGGTGGATGATAATTACAATCCCGATGGTGAGCTTTTCAAAAAGTGTGCCGAACAGGATACAAGAAATTCCCTTTACAAACTTAAAGATAATGAACGGAATATTATCCGCTACCGTTACAACTTTGTAGATGGTAAGAAACATACACTGAAAACAATCGGTGAGCAGATGGGTATATCTCCCGAGACTGTCCGTCAGATTGAGATCAGGGCTCTTAAAAAGTTGAAAGAAGAAGCCCCGGAGCTGAAAGAGTATATGTTTGCATAG
- the tsaD gene encoding tRNA (adenosine(37)-N6)-threonylcarbamoyltransferase complex transferase subunit TsaD, translating into MYVLGIESSCDECAASVVKDGNVVLSNIIATQIEDHKPWQGVVPEIASRIHTRWIWSVVEEALTIAGIEKKDLDGIAVTNRPGLVGSLLVGLSFAKGLAWSLDIPFIGVDHIRAHLYAPHLENDITYPYLGLLVSGGHTVIAIVRGFDQIEVLGTTIDDACGEAFDKIAKHYELGYPGGVAIDRLAVKGDPKAFRFPSPNLHKGDHEYDVSYSGLKTAVINQLDQFLNPGYEKSKENIAASFQKRAVDILVKKVQKAVKSTGIRTVVAGGGVTANSYMRSSLEAMWDVKCYYPSLELCTDNAAMIAGIGYQYLKEGKGSDFSENARARVPSFKRGYP; encoded by the coding sequence ATGTATGTATTAGGAATCGAATCATCATGTGACGAATGCGCCGCTTCTGTAGTGAAAGACGGCAATGTTGTGCTCAGTAATATAATAGCCACCCAGATTGAGGATCACAAACCCTGGCAGGGTGTGGTCCCCGAGATCGCATCCCGTATTCATACCAGATGGATCTGGTCTGTTGTCGAAGAGGCTCTGACTATAGCCGGGATTGAAAAGAAGGATCTTGACGGCATTGCCGTAACAAACAGACCCGGTCTGGTTGGTTCACTTCTTGTAGGTCTCTCCTTTGCCAAGGGGCTGGCCTGGTCTCTGGATATTCCTTTTATCGGAGTTGATCACATAAGAGCCCATCTTTATGCTCCTCATCTTGAAAATGACATTACTTATCCATATCTGGGACTTCTCGTTTCAGGTGGTCATACGGTTATTGCCATTGTCAGAGGTTTTGATCAGATTGAAGTTCTGGGAACAACCATAGACGATGCCTGCGGTGAGGCCTTTGATAAAATTGCCAAACATTATGAGCTGGGATATCCCGGAGGAGTCGCCATCGATCGTCTGGCGGTTAAGGGTGATCCCAAAGCATTCCGTTTCCCCAGTCCCAATCTCCATAAGGGAGATCATGAATATGATGTTTCCTATTCCGGTCTGAAGACTGCTGTTATCAATCAGCTTGATCAGTTTCTTAATCCCGGATACGAGAAATCAAAAGAGAACATTGCTGCCTCCTTCCAGAAGCGGGCTGTTGATATCCTGGTGAAGAAAGTCCAAAAAGCAGTAAAGAGTACAGGAATAAGAACTGTTGTTGCCGGCGGTGGTGTTACCGCAAATTCCTATATGAGATCCTCTCTTGAGGCGATGTGGGACGTAAAGTGCTATTATCCCTCCCTTGAGCTTTGTACCGATAATGCGGCTATGATTGCGGGAATCGGGTATCAGTATCTTAAGGAGGGCAAAGGATCAGATTTTTCCGAGAACGCCCGTGCCAGGGTCCCATCCTTTAAAAGAGGTTACCCCTAA
- a CDS encoding adenine phosphoribosyltransferase, with protein sequence MSKDFNLDDSIRKINDFPHKGIRYFDITSILTNPEAFSWCIDQMVEYYKDKNIDAVAAVESRGFIFSAPFAKAMHIPLILVRKAGKLPGVTLKKSYQLEYGKAEVEIHQSDVPQGKNVLLVDDLLATGGTMGAAVELLTMGGADVKHIFGIIGLPFLKYADKLPGIEIKTLIEYNSEKVGD encoded by the coding sequence ATGTCCAAAGACTTTAATCTTGATGATTCCATAAGAAAAATTAATGATTTTCCTCATAAAGGAATTCGGTATTTTGATATCACAAGCATTCTGACTAATCCGGAAGCATTTTCATGGTGTATTGATCAGATGGTTGAGTACTATAAAGATAAGAATATAGATGCTGTAGCCGCTGTTGAGTCCAGAGGTTTTATTTTCTCTGCACCCTTTGCCAAGGCTATGCATATTCCCCTGATTCTAGTAAGAAAAGCCGGTAAACTTCCCGGTGTAACTCTGAAAAAATCTTATCAGCTTGAATACGGTAAGGCTGAAGTTGAGATTCATCAGAGTGATGTTCCCCAGGGGAAAAATGTCCTTCTCGTTGATGATCTGCTTGCTACTGGTGGAACCATGGGTGCTGCTGTTGAGCTGCTGACTATGGGCGGTGCCGATGTTAAACATATTTTTGGAATTATCGGTCTTCCCTTTCTGAAATATGCAGATAAGCTTCCCGGTATCGAGATTAAAACTCTTATTGAATATAATAGTGAAAAGGTCGGTGATTAA
- the carA gene encoding glutamine-hydrolyzing carbamoyl-phosphate synthase small subunit, which yields MQKRAYLVLENGFVFPGSCFGAELPSVSDLTDGMELPYGELVFNTGMSGYHEILTDPSYTGQIVTMTYPHIGNYGCDDLWSENGPEDESRKDVKVSALVVRDLYDGPVPEGRIKLPEYLDRNGICGISGVDTRRLTLMLRDEGSCNAVLVKSSRSESGLSDDDLKLCQDYLKKLPSMEGQNLIADVGTSRMVTIDGAGSHIALLDCGIKANIIRELEQRGCRISLIPSDASIEDIRKLNPQGVFLSNGPGDPGVLKKQVDLARNLLGEYPLVGICLGHQILGQSIGAETFKMKFGHHGCNHPVRDEESGRVFVTSQNHGFAVNEESLPEGVTVRFRNANDGSIEGLEWKDKNLLCVQFHPEAAPGPVDSSWIFDAFLDVVKKNDMTEVKEK from the coding sequence ATGCAGAAAAGAGCTTATCTGGTTCTGGAAAACGGTTTTGTCTTTCCCGGCAGCTGTTTCGGAGCCGAGCTTCCGTCGGTGAGTGATCTCACTGATGGGATGGAGCTTCCGTACGGAGAGCTTGTTTTTAACACTGGAATGTCAGGGTATCATGAGATCCTGACTGATCCTTCCTATACGGGACAGATTGTCACAATGACATATCCTCATATAGGAAACTACGGATGTGATGATCTCTGGTCTGAAAACGGACCCGAAGATGAAAGCCGAAAAGATGTAAAAGTCTCAGCCTTGGTTGTCCGTGATCTTTATGATGGACCGGTCCCCGAAGGCCGTATAAAACTACCTGAATATCTGGATAGAAACGGTATCTGCGGTATCAGCGGAGTCGATACAAGAAGACTCACTCTGATGCTAAGAGATGAGGGAAGCTGTAATGCAGTACTTGTAAAATCTTCCCGCTCTGAATCCGGACTGAGTGATGATGATCTGAAACTCTGTCAGGACTACCTTAAAAAACTTCCCTCCATGGAAGGACAGAATCTGATTGCAGATGTGGGTACTTCCCGGATGGTTACCATAGACGGTGCAGGATCACACATTGCACTTTTAGACTGTGGAATTAAAGCCAATATCATCAGAGAGCTGGAACAGAGGGGCTGCAGGATAAGTCTGATTCCCTCGGATGCTTCAATAGAAGATATAAGAAAACTGAATCCTCAGGGGGTCTTTCTTTCAAACGGTCCCGGAGACCCGGGAGTACTGAAGAAACAGGTTGATCTGGCTCGGAATCTTCTGGGTGAATACCCCCTGGTGGGTATCTGTCTTGGACATCAGATTCTTGGACAGTCCATCGGAGCAGAAACCTTCAAGATGAAGTTCGGACATCACGGCTGCAACCACCCTGTTCGGGATGAAGAGAGCGGACGAGTATTCGTGACTTCCCAGAACCATGGTTTTGCGGTGAATGAAGAATCTCTTCCTGAGGGAGTGACTGTTCGTTTCAGAAATGCCAATGACGGATCTATTGAAGGGCTGGAGTGGAAGGATAAAAATCTGCTCTGTGTGCAGTTTCATCCCGAAGCCGCCCCGGGTCCTGTAGATTCATCCTGGATTTTTGATGCCTTTCTTGATGTTGTGAAAAAGAATGATATGACTGAGGTGAAGGAGAAATAA
- the carB gene encoding carbamoyl-phosphate synthase large subunit: MPARKDLHKILIIGSGPIIIGQACEFDYSGSQAVKALKEEGYEVILVNPNPATVMTTPGIADRIYVEPLTVKYVTEIIRKERPDAVLSTMGGQTALNLTLDLAEEGVLEEYGVEVIGAKTDSIFKAEDRGEFKKVVESLGLESPRSITTKTVAGALKLEKEVGLPLVIRPSFTLGGMGGSIAYDHDELKSLVERALLESPVSEALIEESLIGWKEFEMEVMRDKADNAIIVCSIENIDPMGVHTGDSITIAPIQTLDDRAFQKMRTASIDILRAIGVDCGGSNVQFAVKPDTGRMIVIEMNPRVSRSSALASKATGFPIARCSAKLAVGYTLDEVTNEITGKTASCFEPALDYCAVKVPRFETEKFPTGYSALGTQMKSVGEALALGRTALEALNKALRAAETGHDGLTEMRVSDEELERILTTAHPRRLMGAYTWIKWNPKGSLEELSEKTGFNIWFLYQLQQQVKLENRIAAASKLDESLMMEAKKCGLSDSRIGELTSESTAAVEKLRLSMGIEPSYHFVDTCAGEINAKTPYFYSTWGEIDEGTPTGDEGVIILASGPNRIGQGLEFDTCCTLASMSLREEGVKTIMINSNPETVSTDFNISDRLYMEPLTAESVKQIMKKEQVNKIVVQLGGQTPLNMVEELEEAGAIVVGTAVDNINKAEDRKLFSEAMGKLELNQPRNKSAYNREEVAQFSREIGFPVLLRPSFVLGGRSMFIAYSEDELDIFLSKGIPISDDRPVLVDQFLEDAFEYDLDAVSDGENVYVGGIMQHIEAAGIHSGDSACVFPPYKSTPEILNEMADAAVSIAREFQVKGFLNIQFAVKDDVLYILEVNPRASRTVPFLSKTSGVNLIQAAVKLWNGTDLMKQGLVDKKSGVGQGYCQTGWAIKEAVFSFDRFSGLDPVLGPEMKSTGEAIGIGESYGEAFAKVQAAVGCYLPIKGRVFVTVTDKDKQIILPIVKDLVEMGFEIAATRGTADFLYKNGIFSEVILKLHQGHPSVVDHMSSGRIDMLINTPLGRSSQIEDEEIRTEAVKRKIPYTTTTSAAKAAVIGIKYLRGETVTCNPLPGSW; the protein is encoded by the coding sequence ATGCCTGCCAGAAAAGATTTACATAAAATACTTATTATCGGATCAGGTCCGATTATTATCGGTCAGGCCTGTGAGTTTGATTATTCCGGAAGCCAGGCGGTTAAAGCCCTTAAAGAAGAAGGGTATGAAGTCATTCTTGTTAACCCCAATCCCGCAACCGTTATGACGACTCCCGGTATTGCCGACAGGATTTACGTTGAGCCCCTCACTGTTAAATATGTAACAGAAATCATCCGTAAGGAACGCCCTGATGCAGTTCTCTCCACCATGGGAGGACAGACTGCTCTGAACCTGACTCTGGATCTGGCAGAAGAGGGTGTTCTGGAAGAATATGGAGTGGAAGTTATCGGTGCAAAAACCGACTCTATCTTCAAAGCTGAAGACAGGGGTGAGTTTAAGAAGGTTGTTGAAAGCCTTGGACTGGAATCTCCCAGATCCATTACAACAAAGACTGTTGCCGGAGCCCTTAAGCTCGAAAAAGAAGTGGGACTTCCCCTGGTAATTCGCCCCAGTTTCACACTGGGTGGAATGGGGGGAAGCATTGCCTATGATCATGACGAACTTAAGTCTCTTGTAGAGAGGGCACTCCTTGAGAGTCCTGTGAGTGAGGCCCTTATTGAAGAGTCCCTTATCGGCTGGAAAGAGTTTGAAATGGAAGTTATGAGAGATAAGGCTGATAACGCCATTATCGTCTGTTCCATAGAAAATATAGACCCCATGGGAGTCCATACAGGTGACAGTATCACCATAGCTCCCATACAGACCCTGGATGACAGGGCATTTCAGAAAATGAGAACTGCATCCATCGATATTTTGCGGGCCATCGGTGTGGACTGCGGCGGTTCAAATGTACAGTTTGCCGTTAAGCCCGATACAGGCCGGATGATTGTTATTGAAATGAATCCCCGTGTCTCACGTTCTTCGGCACTTGCGAGTAAGGCCACTGGATTTCCTATCGCTCGCTGTTCCGCCAAACTGGCAGTCGGTTATACCCTGGATGAGGTAACAAACGAAATTACCGGTAAAACAGCATCCTGTTTTGAACCTGCACTGGATTACTGTGCTGTAAAGGTTCCCCGTTTTGAGACCGAAAAGTTCCCCACCGGCTATTCCGCCCTGGGTACACAGATGAAATCAGTAGGTGAGGCACTGGCTCTTGGGAGAACAGCTCTCGAGGCCTTGAATAAAGCACTGAGAGCCGCTGAAACAGGGCATGACGGATTGACTGAAATGCGGGTGTCCGATGAGGAGCTCGAAAGAATCCTTACGACAGCACATCCTCGAAGACTCATGGGTGCCTATACCTGGATAAAATGGAATCCCAAGGGATCTCTTGAAGAACTCTCTGAAAAGACAGGGTTCAATATCTGGTTTCTCTATCAGCTGCAGCAGCAGGTAAAACTCGAAAACAGAATTGCAGCAGCTTCCAAACTGGATGAATCTCTTATGATGGAAGCCAAGAAATGCGGTCTCTCTGACAGCAGAATCGGCGAACTGACATCAGAATCTACTGCAGCCGTTGAAAAACTGAGACTGTCCATGGGGATAGAGCCCAGTTATCACTTTGTAGATACCTGTGCAGGGGAGATCAACGCAAAAACTCCTTATTTCTACTCCACCTGGGGTGAGATTGATGAAGGTACACCAACAGGAGATGAGGGAGTCATAATCCTTGCATCCGGACCCAACAGAATCGGCCAGGGTCTTGAGTTTGACACATGCTGTACTCTTGCATCCATGAGTCTCAGGGAAGAGGGAGTCAAGACAATCATGATCAACTCCAATCCTGAAACTGTCTCTACGGACTTTAATATATCAGACCGTCTCTATATGGAGCCTCTGACTGCAGAATCTGTAAAGCAGATTATGAAGAAAGAACAGGTTAACAAGATTGTTGTTCAGCTTGGCGGTCAGACTCCACTTAATATGGTGGAGGAGCTTGAAGAGGCTGGAGCCATCGTCGTAGGTACGGCAGTGGATAATATCAACAAGGCGGAGGACAGAAAACTGTTCTCAGAAGCCATGGGCAAGTTGGAACTGAATCAACCCAGGAACAAGAGTGCCTATAACAGAGAAGAAGTGGCACAGTTTTCAAGGGAGATCGGATTTCCCGTACTTCTGAGACCCTCGTTTGTTCTGGGTGGCAGAAGCATGTTTATCGCCTACTCGGAAGATGAACTGGATATTTTCCTCTCCAAAGGGATTCCAATCTCCGATGACAGACCCGTACTGGTGGACCAGTTCCTGGAAGATGCCTTTGAATATGATCTTGATGCCGTATCTGATGGTGAAAATGTATATGTCGGTGGTATTATGCAGCATATCGAGGCAGCGGGGATTCACTCCGGTGACTCTGCCTGTGTGTTCCCTCCCTATAAATCGACTCCCGAGATACTCAACGAGATGGCCGATGCGGCAGTGTCCATTGCCCGTGAGTTTCAGGTCAAGGGATTTCTGAATATACAGTTTGCTGTAAAGGATGATGTTCTCTATATCCTTGAAGTCAACCCCAGAGCCTCCAGAACGGTTCCCTTTCTTTCCAAGACATCAGGTGTCAATCTGATTCAGGCTGCAGTTAAGCTGTGGAATGGAACAGATCTTATGAAACAGGGGCTTGTGGATAAGAAAAGCGGTGTAGGACAGGGATACTGTCAGACAGGATGGGCTATAAAAGAAGCAGTCTTCTCATTTGACCGCTTTTCCGGACTTGATCCGGTTCTCGGACCGGAGATGAAGTCTACCGGAGAGGCCATCGGTATAGGAGAGAGCTATGGAGAGGCCTTTGCCAAGGTACAGGCTGCCGTAGGCTGCTATCTTCCTATCAAGGGGAGAGTTTTTGTAACAGTTACGGATAAGGATAAGCAGATCATACTCCCCATTGTTAAAGATCTTGTAGAGATGGGATTTGAGATTGCCGCCACCAGGGGGACCGCAGACTTCCTCTATAAAAACGGTATCTTCTCTGAGGTCATACTCAAGCTGCACCAGGGGCATCCCTCTGTAGTGGATCATATGAGCAGCGGTCGTATCGACATGCTGATCAATACACCTCTGGGACGTTCTTCTCAGATTGAGGATGAAGAGATCAGGACCGAGGCAGTTAAACGGAAGATTCCCTATACAACCACCACGAGTGCCGCTAAGGCAGCGGTTATCGGGATCAAATATCTGAGAGGGGAAACTGTTACCTGTAATCCTCTTCCCGGCAGCTGGTAG
- the cimA gene encoding citramalate synthase, protein MGQSEIAVFDTTLRDGTQGTGINFTLKDKLEIAEMLDSFGIDYIEGGFPLASERETAFFKEVRSLNLKHSKICAFGSTRKPDGKASQDAHISALLQAETPTVVIVGKAWDAHAQEVLNTSLEENLNMIFDSVSYLKGEGREIIFDLEHFFDGYIHNKEYALKVLQTASEAGADCLVMCDTNGGTLPQTAIATINQLHGMNLAPLGVHFHDDTGTAVASTILSVDAGAVHVQGTINGWGERVGNANLCAIIPNLVLKMDKKIHAGEHLKELTKLSRFTAEKANIIPEKNQAYVGESAFSHKAGQHADVLAKAEHLMEHMDSALVGNSRRILLSELAGKSTIVRKLAKYGDFNKNSHIVASLTDTLKKKEMEGYEYEAAEASFDVIMRKALDKFTPLFELKNYHLESYKTMDSKSKTVGRMFLNAGGIEHMGAAVGEGPVDTLNASVRDALIPSFPFLKNIHLSDYRVRVLNPEEATAAKVRVFITFTDNKSTWDSVGVSENIIEASWEALIDAINFYYNNVVLEE, encoded by the coding sequence ATGGGACAATCTGAAATTGCTGTATTTGATACTACTTTACGGGATGGTACACAGGGTACGGGAATCAACTTTACCCTGAAAGACAAACTTGAGATTGCAGAAATGCTCGACAGCTTCGGAATTGACTATATTGAAGGCGGATTTCCTCTGGCTTCCGAACGGGAAACTGCTTTTTTCAAAGAAGTCCGTTCTCTCAACCTGAAGCACTCAAAGATCTGTGCATTCGGCTCCACCCGCAAACCCGATGGTAAAGCCTCCCAGGATGCTCATATCAGCGCCCTGCTTCAGGCCGAAACTCCCACAGTAGTTATTGTGGGTAAGGCTTGGGATGCCCATGCTCAGGAAGTTCTGAATACAAGCCTGGAAGAGAATCTGAACATGATTTTTGACTCAGTCAGCTATCTAAAAGGTGAAGGACGTGAAATAATTTTTGACCTGGAGCATTTCTTTGACGGTTATATCCATAATAAGGAATATGCGTTGAAAGTTCTGCAGACAGCAAGCGAAGCCGGTGCAGATTGTCTGGTAATGTGTGACACAAACGGCGGAACACTTCCCCAGACAGCTATTGCTACAATAAATCAGCTGCATGGTATGAACCTGGCGCCCCTGGGAGTTCATTTCCATGATGATACCGGAACAGCGGTTGCCTCCACCATCCTTTCTGTTGATGCAGGAGCAGTACACGTACAGGGAACAATCAACGGCTGGGGAGAGAGAGTCGGAAACGCCAACCTCTGTGCCATCATCCCCAATCTGGTTCTTAAAATGGATAAAAAGATCCATGCAGGGGAACACCTGAAAGAGCTGACTAAACTTTCCCGCTTCACAGCAGAAAAAGCGAATATCATTCCTGAAAAGAATCAGGCCTATGTGGGAGAGTCAGCATTCAGTCACAAAGCCGGACAGCACGCTGATGTTCTGGCCAAGGCTGAACACCTTATGGAACATATGGACAGTGCCCTGGTTGGAAACTCAAGACGCATTCTCCTTTCAGAACTGGCCGGAAAATCTACCATAGTAAGAAAACTGGCAAAATACGGTGATTTCAACAAGAACTCCCATATCGTAGCTTCTCTGACTGACACTCTGAAGAAGAAAGAGATGGAAGGATATGAATACGAAGCGGCGGAAGCCTCATTTGACGTGATCATGAGAAAGGCTCTGGACAAATTCACTCCCCTGTTTGAGCTTAAGAACTATCATCTTGAGTCCTACAAGACCATGGACAGCAAGAGCAAGACAGTGGGACGTATGTTTCTTAATGCCGGTGGCATTGAACATATGGGAGCGGCAGTCGGTGAAGGTCCCGTTGATACACTGAACGCCTCGGTTCGTGATGCCCTGATCCCCAGTTTCCCCTTCTTGAAGAATATTCACCTCTCGGACTACAGGGTTCGTGTTCTCAACCCCGAAGAGGCGACAGCCGCAAAGGTCAGAGTATTTATTACTTTCACCGACAATAAATCAACATGGGACTCAGTAGGTGTTTCGGAAAACATCATTGAGGCTTCATGGGAAGCTCTGATCGATGCGATCAACTTCTACTACAACAATGTGGTTCTTGAAGAATAA